The following proteins are encoded in a genomic region of Diabrotica virgifera virgifera chromosome 1, PGI_DIABVI_V3a:
- the LOC114331322 gene encoding toll-like receptor 8, which produces MLTSIALCNQKEMIMFSRWSTFIGAVVLVSNIKISNALCDIRSYQSEDPNKSYYDRYGSYRKSYRTEEHASCEDISLPLQDITCDACTKVEILDSNISDVTPAAFLKVSTTKHLKLSGNLINTIQPGAFAGLHNLEQLDLHNNEIVNISQGIFNSLGQLQSLDLCQNKISSVDPNFLTGIIHLSLLNFSENALNSFDGVVLGQNNYFKMLNLSDNNMSFINLSTFNGKINTLDVSNNKLTFVNISLSGLQNLNASKNQIKHLLAETCLLDATLISLDVSNNLLNEENIMNVSKLLKLEKLNIAGNNLSFIPVNLFVNLTKLSYLNMSHNKISFLNYGALDHVKELKILDLSYNKLTTLKRYLHSLSALTSLYINNNKITNINGKQLLTDNNGLKVISIDSNDFNCENLVELIHDFKNKVSKGTSTIGSNIHGIACKEETLPEANPEVKLKADIIKYLETTISAKLEKSENLQFDRSLMYDYFNKDFKSSNFYKYLEGLKNINTLNFNDTDMIKYFNQDFKNSLFYKYLESLKANENSTREFNRSLYDYFNKDFNGTYLVKYLTKLEKSKDDFIDSFENSSMFNYFNKGFKNSTFYKYLENLNSKFYGIQQKDHGTAEYFHSSSEHQRNDYSPLLSMLSIIIVLLIILVAVQVYFNYNKKNIFSREQVELLDRNSIT; this is translated from the coding sequence ATGGTCAACTTTTATTGGTGCAGTTGTTCTTGTATCCAATATTAAAATCTCCAATGCACTATGTGACATACGTAGTTATCAATCTGAAGATCCAAATAAAAGCTATTATGATAGATACGGGTCATATCGAAAGTCGTATAGAACAGAAGAGCATGCTAGTTGTGAAGATATCAGTCTTCCTCTCCAAGATATAACTTGTGATGCTTGTACCAAAGTAGAGATTTTAGATTCAAATATCTCTGATGTAACACCTGCAGCATTTTTGAAAGTATCCACCACGAAACATTTGAAACTATCAGGAAACTTAATTAATACTATACAACCTGGTGCTTTTGCTGGTCTTCATAATTTAGAGCAACTAGATTTACATAACAACGAAATCGTAAATATATCCCAAGGAATATTTAATTCTTTAGGGCAGTTACAATCGCTTGATCTGTGTCAAAATAAAATCAGCAGCGTTGATCCCAATTTTTTAACAGGCATTATTCACTTATCGTTACTAAATTTTTCGGAAAATGCTTTAAACTCTTTTGACGGTGTAGTGTTAGgccaaaacaattattttaaaatgttaaatttaagTGATAATAATATGTCTTTTATAAATTTAAGCACGTTTAACGGTAAGATTAATACGTTAGATGTTTCAAATAATAAGTTAACATTTGTCAATATATCCCTTTCAGGTTTACAAAATCTTAATGCTAgtaaaaatcaaataaaacatTTACTTGCCGAAACTTGCTTATTAGATGCAACTTTAATATCTTTGGATGTTAGTAATAATTTGCTGAATGAAGAAAATATAATGAATGTTTCAAAACTACTcaaattagaaaagttgaatatAGCAGGAAATAATCTGTCCTTTATTCCTGTTAACCTATTTGTAAATTTAACAAAGTTGTCATATTTAAACATGTCACATAATAAGATAAGTTTCTTGAATTATGGAGCACTGGATcatgtaaaagaattgaaaatttTAGATCTGTCGTATAACAAGCTCACGACTCTTAAAAGATACTTGCACTCGTTATCAGCACTAACATCTTTATACATCAATAACAATAAAATCACAAACATTAATGGCAAACAACTGTTGACCGATAATAATGGATTGAAGGTCATAAGCATAGATAGTAATGATTTTAATTGTGAAAATTTGGTAGAACTAATtcatgattttaaaaataaagtttcTAAAGGTACATCAACTATAGGATCAAATATTCACGGCATTGCTTGCAAAGAAGAAACATTACCAGAAGCAAATCCTGAAGTAAAACTTAAAGCGGATATCATAAAATATTTAGAAACAACAATTTCGGCAAAGCTTGAAAAATCCGAGAATCTTCAATTCGACAGGAGTCTCATGTACGACTATTTTAACAAAGATTTTAAGAGCAGCAACTTTTATAAGTATCTGGAAGGACTGAAAAATATTAATACGCTAAATTTCAATGATACTGACATGATAAAATACTTTAATcaagattttaaaaatagtttgttttataaatatttggaAAGTCTGAAAGCAAACGAAAACTCAACCAGAGAGTTTAACAGAAGTCTATATGACTACTTCAACAAAGATTTTAACGGTACTTATCTTGTTAAATATTTGACAAAATTAGAAAAATCCAAGGATGATTTCATTGATTCTTTTGAAAATAGCAGTATGTTTAACTACTTTAATAAAGGCTTTAAAAATAGCACTTTTTATAAATACTTggaaaatttaaattcaaaattttatggTATTCAACAAAAAGATCATGGTACCGCTGAATATTTTCATAGTAGCTCTGAACACCAAAGGAATGATTATTCTCCTCTGCTTTCAATGTTGTCTATAATAATTGTTCTGTTAATAATTTTGGTAGCTGTTCAAGTGTATTTCAATTAcaacaagaaaaatattttttctagggaaCAAGTTGAACTTTTAGACAGAAATAGTATAACGTAA